One window from the genome of Oryctolagus cuniculus chromosome 1, mOryCun1.1, whole genome shotgun sequence encodes:
- the LOC100342858 gene encoding protein tyrosine phosphatase type IVA 1, whose amino-acid sequence MAPMNRPAPVEVTYRNMRFLITHNPTTATLNRFIEELKKYGVTTIVRVCEATYDTALMEKEGIQVLDWPFDDGSSPSNQIVDDWLSLVNIKFREEPGCCIAVHCVAGLGRTPVLVALALIESGMKNEDAVQFIRQKRRGAFNSKQLLYLEKYRSKMRLRFKDSSGHRNNCCIQ is encoded by the coding sequence ATGGCTCCGATGAACCGCCCGGCTCCTGTGGAAGTCACATACAGGAACATGAGATTCCTTATTACACACAACCCAACCACTGCAACCTTAAACAGGTTTATAGAGGAACTTAAGAAATACGGAGTTACCACAATAGTGAGAGTGTGTGAAGCAACTTACGACACCGCCCTCATGGAGAAAGAAGGTATCCAGGTTCTGGATTGGCCTTTTGATGATGGATCATCTCCTTCCAATCAGATTGTTGATGACTGGTTAAGTCTTGTAAACATTAAATTCCGTGAAGAACCTGGTTGTTGTATTGCTGTCCACTGTGTTGCGGGTCTTGGGAGAACCCCAGTGCTTGTTGCCTTAGCGTTAATTGAAAGTGGAATGAAAAATGAAGATGCAGTGCAGTTTATTAGACAAAAGCGGCGTGGAGCTTTTAACAGCAAACAACTTTTGTATTTGGAGAAATACCGTTCTAAAATGCGGCTGCGCTTCAAAGACTCCAGTGGTCACAGAAACAACTGTTGCATTCAATAA